In a single window of the Rhineura floridana isolate rRhiFlo1 chromosome 3, rRhiFlo1.hap2, whole genome shotgun sequence genome:
- the LOC133382297 gene encoding CCN family member 3-like, translating into MAAYRQEATLGTDASDLSSNCIEQTTEWSECSTSCGMGFSTRVTNKNSMCEMVKQTRLCEVRPCPNGQRSDKQAKRCVWTKKSLRAIHLEYNNCTSIQTYKPRYCGICNDGRCCTPHTTKTIQVEFHCPQGNIIKHPVMSIMTCVCHGNCPQDNNAFYRKLS; encoded by the coding sequence ATGGCAGCATACAGACAAGAAGCGACACTTGGGACTGATGCATCTGATTTGAGTTCTAACTGTATTGAGCAGACAACGGAATGGAGTGAATGTTCCACGAGTTGCGGAATGGGCTTCTCCACTCGGGTCACCAACAAGAATTCGATGTGTGAGATGGTGAAGCAGACCAGACTCTGTGAGGTGCGGCCATGTCCAAATGGTCAACGGTCTGATAAGCAGGCAAAAAGGTGTGTCTGGACCAAGAAGTCTCTAAGAGCCATCCATTTGGAGTACAATAACTGCACCAGCATCCAGACGTATAAGCCCCGTTATTGTGGCATCTGCAACGACGGGCGCTGTTGCACCCCTCACACCACAAAAACCATCCAGGTTGAGTTCCACTGTCCTCAAGGCAACATTATCAAGCATCCTGTGATGTCCATCATGACCTGTGTATGTCATGGCAACTGTCCTCAAGATAACAATGCTTTCTATAGAAAGCTCAGTTGA